CCTCCTCACCCAAgccccagtaaaaaaaaaaaaaaaaaaaaaaaaacacccattgCCTAGAGCAGTACTTGGGCTGAATTAGGGAAGCTGAACAGTGGTGAGACAGGGACAAGCTCCAACTCCAACGGTCTTGATTCTCCAAACAAAGCACCACAGCAGTGGGTGTAACTCTGGGCTGTGCGTCAGGCAGCCCTTTCCGGCCTGGCCCTGTCTGgggtgtttattttgtttgttcctGGAAGCTGTTGCCCTGATGGACAGTGCTGGGGACGCTGATTCCATGGGATTTGTTAGGGGAGGGCCAGCCCTCTCACCCCTTCCCCGGGACAGATGGGCCCCATCAGCCCTGCTGAGTTCCCGAAGAGGCAAGCATCAGCCCTCCTTCTGTTTGTTTGAGTTGGTGTCACCAGTGGTGATCCAGTCTGTGGGTGAGGGCTGGCTGTGGGAATGCGGGGGGGTGGTAAGGGGGGACACAGAGCCCAGGGCAGTCTAGCTTTTCCCCTCCGCACACCAGCTGCCCTCCCTTCTCCTCACCCACTTCTAGGCCCATTTTGGGGCCGTTCCCAAACCACAGGCTCATTCATAGCTCAAACCAAGTCTTTTCTGTCTGCAGTAGCAATTGCTCTCCATGGCCCCCACCTGTTcaaaaaggggagggagggcagccCTTTGATGCGTTCCGGACAGGAGAATAGAAAGTTCCCAGCAAATCAAGGAAGGTGCTATGGGgttaaagggagagaaagagaatgagaatggAGCTGGGCTGTTGAGCTGAAGGAAGTGGGCGAATGGGTCAGATCTCATTTGGTGGCCTTTTGGGGAAAATGGGTGATATActcctgttttctctctgaaaTATTCTTCCTGAGGCTTGTGGTGGGATCCAGGGTCAAAACTGAGTGAAGAGAAAATATTGCCTTGAGAAACAATAATGACTCCAGCAAACCACCTATTCTTCAGTAGCCCATCTCAATTGACCTTCTTTTAATTGTTCATATTGGACAGACTGGAGACTGGAGTGTGGGGAGAGTCACCCTCTTACTTATCTTGGCCTTTGGCTTCCCACTGCAAATAGTCCAtgcagttccatccaggttgggGAAGATGGTTTTAAAGGTTCATTAGTTAAGAAAGGCCCTGGGGCCTGGAAATAAAGGGTTTGAGGAGGAGAGTAGAGGGTGGGATCTTCCTCCCCAGACCTCACAATTGGGAATGAGAATTTTTTTAGCTCCACGGATCTGACTAGAGCTGTAAACATTACTCAAATTGCTCACTATGTCTCTTCCCACGAGCCCCTCCCTGTCACCATCCCCCTGCTGTCAAACCGTATCTTCGTGGACCAGCCATGCAGGACACCCCTGTTAATGGGAGCATAAGAGTGTTGTCTCAGACCCTTATTTTGTTCGTTTATGTTTCCATGAAGCtcttaatgtttattaaataaacagaCAATGAGTTTGTGTGACATGCCCACAGCTTCTGTGTATGTGACACATGCCTAGCCTGTGTTCTGGGAGTGTGTGTCACTTTGGCCTTTGGCTGGGGAACTGGTGATGGTGGGAGGCCACTCAATTACTCTCTCTGCAACTGTATAACTATTAATACTTCTTCGGAACTGTGGGAAATGGTTCTACTCATCAGCTTTATGGAATGTAGGTTAGGGAGAGGGGACAGAATCTCTTCAAGGTCTGGATGCTAAACGTACCCCTTCCTTATTCCCTTCCAATGCAGAAAAAGGGCTGGGATGTTCTGACAGGGCCCTCTCCACCTTGCAGGTACATTGGGGCACTGGGGGCACGAGTGATCTGTGACAATATCCCTGGTTTGGTGAGCCGGCAGCGGCAGCTGTGCCAGCGTTACCCAGACATCATGCGTTCAGTGGGCGAGGGTGCCCGAGAATGGATCCGAGAGTGTCAGCACCAATTCCGCCACCACCGCTGGAACTGTACCACCCTGGACCGGGACCACACTGTCTTTGGCCGTGTCATGCTCAGAAGTAGGGGCCTCTTCCATTCTGTGTCAACTCCTTCTGTTTCTGTGCTGGGGGTGGTGAGTAGGAAGCGTAGGCAAgatctcccctctcctctcccacaCACTGTTTCATAATCAGAGGAAGAATTGTGGGCAGAGCCCAGGATATAATTGGGAACAGACTCTTAGCACCTTAGATTTGTAGACAGGGGCTCCTCTAAATCCTAGTGCTCTGGGACAAGACCAAGGTAAAACATTCCCTAGaacctccatctttctccctcaTTTTCCTTGTCCTCTCCAATCCCCAGCTTGGGAGGCTACCATGTACTGTAAGGCTGAGGTCTACCATAGGGCCTCTGTTCTTAACACCACCATCACTATCGTCTCCCCAACACTCCCAGCACTACAGTAATGGGAACAAGAGATAAACAGAAAGGTGATATGTAAATATTTGGAGAGTCAGTGGCTTGGCCTCAGCTcagcaaaaaagataaatagagcTAGACAGTAAACTAGGAGAAAGGGAACAAGATGGGAATCTGGAGGTGTCAGGCATACAGGGGTGATCATTCATCAGTCTCCaagagcagggagggagagcaAGCAGGCAAGGGAAGGTAGCATGCATCTCTAAACAGGCTGACCCCTGGGCTGGGGTCTCCATTGTGGGGGAACTGTCCAGCAGAGTGGGCCTGAAAAGGCCTGGAATGTGGACTAAGGCAGGCTTAGCTGAGCCAGGGCTGGCACTCAGTGGGAGGGGATGATTCACCAGGAGACTTTTCAATGGATGGACACAGGGAATTTGGCAGGAAACAAGAGTATAGGTCAGCTCAGAAGGTCAGATATACAAAGAAGTGGATAGAGAGTAGTGAAGGCTGAGGGGTAGAGGTCAGATACTCTGGGGAATGCTCTTGGAAATGAAAGGCACCTTGAATAAAGGGGGTGTAGGGGTGACTCTgcgaaagaaaaggagggaagaggtTTCAGAGTCAGAGGTTGTATGGGCTGAAGAAGGGGCCAGACATGGGCCTCCTTCCTGAAGCACACCTCTACAATTCTCTCTCTAGGTAGCCGAGAAGCAGCTTTTGTATATGCCATCTCATCAGCAGGGGTAGTCCATGCTATTACTCGTGCCTGTAGCCAGGGTGAACTGAGTGTGTGCAGCTGTGACCCCTACACCCGTGGCCGACACCATGACCAGCGTGGGGACTTTGACTGGGGTGGCTGCAGTGACAACATCCATTATGGTGTCCGTTTTGCCAAGGCCTTCGTGGATGCCAAGGAGAAGAGGCTTAAGGATGCCCGGGCCCTCATGAACTTACATAATAACCGCTGTGGTCGCACGGTCAGTACTCATGTCTGTGTAAGTACACTCATATTTGCTGGGGGTGACCAGTATGTGTGACTATGGactaaataaatgtgaaagtGGAAGAGCTGAAGGCTTCTGGGTCACTTCCAGAAGCCCCAACATCCTGGGACAGGAGCACTAAATGCAAGGGAGATTGGGAATGCCTAGGGTCAACCAGGTGCCTGAAGAGTCTTCACACAGGTGGAAAGTAGGAAAAGGTGGAGAAAAGAAGTAACTTTTTAAGAAGGGAAAGAACTGCTTTCATAAAGACTGAGAGGACAAGAGGTTGTTCTAGTCAATTCCCTGGTATTTGAACACCTTCTATGTGCCTAGTACTATGCCGGAAAATGGCATACTACTAAAGTAGAAGGCATGGTACCTGGCATTCTAAAATGTGAAAAGTAGAGGATATGCAAGCAAACTGTTATCGTGAACAGAATCCTGTGGCTCTAAAGTTCAGTGGGCTGTCATGAAAAGGAAAGCACTGTTGGTCCAGGAAGATTTACTGGAAAAAGAGTTTCTTGAACTCGATCGGGAAGAATGGGTGGGATCTGATGTGGGAGAGAACAACCAAGAGCTCAGTCAGCCAGCCAGGGCCAGGTCCAGCCTATCTCAGAGCACTCATCCTTTTGACCCTAGAGATGACTAAAATGTGCCCTGACCAGCTACCTCTCCCTTAACTGCCTTCCCCCCCCCAGGCTGTGCGGCGGTTTCTGAAGCTGGAGTGTAAGTGCCATGGCGTGAGTGGTTCCTGTACTCTGCGCACCTGCTGGCGTGCGCTCTCAGATTTCCGCCGCACAGGTGATTACCTGCGGCGGCGCTATGATGGGGCTGTGCAGGTGATGGCCACGCAGGATGGTGCCAATTTCACCGCAGCCCGCCAAGGCTATCGCCGTGCCACCCGAACTGATCTTGTCTACTTTGACAACTCCCCAGATTACTGTGTCTTGGACAAGGCTGCAGGTGAgtaaggaaggcaggcagggacATGGAGTCCCAGTTCTTAGTGCAGGCACTCCTGGTTAATCATGGTCTGTTCGGTCTCAGGAGTTAGGGAAGGGGGTGCTGTGGGAGGAGGCAGTTTCCTCCCCACATGAACACCTGCTCATGAGATTGTTGACTTATGCCTCAGTCCACCAGGCCCAGTGCTGCCCAAGTAGAGAGGAGGTCACTCCGCTCCTTGGGGCCTGAGGTCATGCATCACTCCTTTGTATCCCAGCATCTGGGATACAGTGGGCATTATTCAGGGAATGTTTAATTTAGTTACCTGTTTTCAGTTTTAAGCAATGTGTGGGCTACACAGAAACATAAGATGCAGCCCTAACCCTTTGGCTGTTTGCAATCTACTTAAAGAAATGAGACATAATGGGTAGACAAATGCAAAGAGAGTTGATTGGAGAAATCAGtaaaagtttatttgaaaatgtagggaaaaaaaagaaactgtagaattttttttattttttattatttttttttttggagacggagtctcgctctgtcgcccaggctggagtgcagtggctggatctcagctcactgcaagctctgcctcccgggtttacgccattctcctgcctcagcctcccgagtagctgggactacaggcgcccgccacctcgcccggctagttttttgtattttttagtagagacggggtttcgccgtattagccaggatggtctcgatctcctgacctcgtgatccgcctgtctcgacctcccaaagtgctgggattacaggcatgagccaccacgcccggccgaaactGTAGAATTTAAGCTGCTCCTTGAAGCATAGGGAGTGTCTGGATAGCTTGAGAGAAGAGTGGGCAATTTCTTATCAGAGTAGTAGGTGGGAAAGCACATGACTGTTCCAGGGACAGAGAACAGACCAATCTGCTGGGTAAAAGTTCCCTGTAAGGGAGATTATAGCTAGAAAGATGTCCTTGAAAGGTTTTATCCAGTGTCCTGCCATTGAAGATTCTGAAACAGAGCTGAAAAAGAAACGAAGGAGAGATCCCTACCAAAGGCAGGTAAAGCTGCAAATGGTTGTTTTTCAGTCTGTTCGAGGTATTTGCGGTGGGATTCTTGGAGGTGCTGGAAGGTGATATGGTTTTTCCCCAAGGGAATGAAAGttaccatcctggctcacatttCGGGTTCAGATAGGTTAAACTAGGAACATGCAATGCAGCAGAACTCTTCTCCTCTGGTTATTGTCATGGGGCTCCCAGGCTCTTTTCTACAGGCTCAGCAGTCAGGACTTGGGTGAAATGGAGTCAAAAAACCTCAGTTATCTTCGGTACTGTTTTCACCCATCACTGTCATTCCTGGAAGAGTCAAGTGGCTTGGAGTAAAACTGGGCACAGAAACAGGAAGGGGCTCTATGCAATTAATGAAGAAAGTAGTCTGTATACCTTGTAGGGtgctagaagaaaaaaagttggaGTCCTCCTGATTTTCCCAGTGATTTCCTGCCACTAAGTATACTTTCCTCCCAGTTTGTCTAATTCAGAGGGTTACTCTCTGGATACCTAGAAATAATTCCATAATATCTGAGGTGTAAGCCTACCCTACCATACTGAAAATACACCTTTAGGGAAGGAACTTTGGAGTTAGGAGGGAGGATAAGTCAAATGTGTGTTGGTTTTTCTCAGAGGCATAAAATTAGGCCTCCTAAAACCCAAAGTGGGGCCTGGAATTAAAAGAATATAAGTCATCCCAGAAAGAATATGGAGCCAGGAATTCCCTCCAAAGCAGTAGAGTCCAATGGAAGTTTCTGTGGTGATAGAAATGTTTTCCTATCTGTGTTGTCCAATACAGTAGCAACTAGCCACATGTGATTACTGAGTACTTGGAATATAACTAGTGTGACTGAGGAGCTAAATTTTTTAGTTTacttaattttcattaatttagaTGTAAAAGACCATATGTGACTAGTGGCTGCTACCCTGGACAGCACAGCTCCACAGTGTAGAAGGGGTTTTTGGTGCCCAAGAGGACTTAAGACCCAGCCCTTGGAGTTAGGAGACTAACATATACAGTAGACCTAGTCAGCCCACATTCCAGAGCAGTGGTCTCCTAACATTCTGGATCCTTTACTCCTATCATTAAAACAATTTGAGCATATAtctccattatatgtatatttatttatatctgtgttccactatatgaatatgtatgtaaGAAAACatacatcaatattttaaattgatgagATAAAAAAAACATAGAAGTTCTAGCATTTTCCTCCCCTATCCCAGTGGCATGTGGAGACTAATGCTGTAGAAATCAGTTAATCTATTCTCCATTTTGAACCTAGGCTAGTTACTTTCCCATCTCTGGATCCTTGTTAACCATGGAAAAGGTTGGAGTGGATGCTCTGATGGGCCCAACTCATCCAAAAGTCTATTGATTTTATGATCTGTTGGCAGGATCTCTTTTGCTAAAATCAGTCAGAATGAGGTTCTAAGCATTCCCTATGCATGGGGAAAACATGATCCCTATCCTAGAGTTTCCACTGTAAGGGGAAGGGATAATGCttagggataataataataataataataatacaagggATATTACTTAGGAATATGCCTGCAGCCAGTCATGGTAATCAGTTCACCTCTTCAGATGAACAGAGATTATATTTAACAATCTATTATTGTGCTTATTTTCATATGAGAAACTAAGTTAATGTTTCATTTTGACTAAATCACACAACTAAGAGTggtagaactgggatttgaatccagacaaTATGATATCAGagcccatgcttttttttttttggagacagagtttcactgtcacctaggctagagtgcagtggtacaatctcggctcactgcagcctcgacctcccatcCTCAAGTgttactcccacctcagcctcctgagtagctgggactataggctcatgcccacggcacctggctaattttttaagtttttgtggaGGCAGggcttgctatgtttcccaggctggtcttgaactcctggactcaagcattcctcctgcctcggacttccaaagtgctgggattacaggcatgagtgagccactgtgcccagcccaaaaaagTGATTCTTTATGTCTTCCTTCTGAGAATGTGGGTTAAGGGTATCCAGGGCAGCTGAAGAGATAACTTTGTTCTCACTCCCTCTCTTCCCCAACCCAGGTTCCCTAGGCACTGCAGGCCGTGTCTGCAGCAAGACATCAAAAGGAACAGACGGTTGTGAAATCATGTGCTGTGGTCGAGGGTATGACACAACTCGAGTCACCCGTGTTACCCAGTGTGAGTGCAAATTCCACTGGTGCTGTGCTGTACGGTGCAAGGAATGCAGAAATACTGTGGATGTCCATACTTGCAAGGCCCCCAAGAAGGCAGAGTGGCTGGACCAGACCTGAACACAGATACCTCACTCATCCCTCCAATTCAAGCCTCTCAACTCAAAAGCACAAGATCCTTGCATGCACACCTTCCTCCACCCTCCACTCTGGGCTGCTACAGCTTCTATTTAAGGATGTAGAGAGTAATCCATAGGGACCGTGGTGTCCTGGCTGGTTCCTTAGCCCTGGGAAGGAGTTGTCAGGGGATATAAGAAACTGAGCAAGCTCCCTGATTTCCCACTCTGGAGATTTGAAGGAAGAGTAGAAGAGATAGAGGGTCTTTAGAGTGAAATGAGTTGCACTAAAGTATGTAGTTCaggctccttttttctttcctttgcacCAGCTTCCTGATACTTCCTTGGTGTGCAAGAGGAAGGGTACCTGTAGagagcttctttttgtttctacCTGGCCAAAGTTAGATGGGACAAAGATGAACGATATGCCCATTCTCTGAAGTCAGTTTGAGCAGAACTACCTGGTACCCCAAAAGAAAATCTTAGGCTACCACATTCTATTATTGAGAGCCATAGTGGACAAGGTTCCATTCACATGCTCATATGTTTATAAACTGCTGTGTTTtgtagaagaaaaagaatcataactatacaaatacacattcattctgtctttttctctctaccATTCTCAACCTATATTGGACAGCACTGCCTCTTTTGCTTAATTGCTGCCTGTTCAAACCgaggtggaatgcagtggttccCATGCTTAACAGATCATTAGAACACCCTAGAACACTCCTAGGATACAGTAATATAGTAAGTCTGGCCAggccttgtgtttttttttttttttttttttttttccatgcattACTCTGTAGGTTAGCCAGATTTGGGGAAACACGGAGTAAAAGATAGGCAACTCATGGATGGTGGGAGAGCAGGAAAGCAGGTCTGATCTCAAGGGCCCACATGAGGCATAAGTACATATTAGGAAGGTAGGGATCTCTGGCTTTGGTAATTCTTTATGAGAGGATCCTAGCCTTTGAAGCTGGGAGCAGGAGTCAGTGGCTACAGTGGGAAGGAGTGCTACGGGTGGGGGCCAAAATGATACACAGAAGGCAGCCTTCCTCCATTTACTCAACAAATCTTTATTTAGTGACTCTCCAAGTCCTGGTGATTATTATTGTTCAGTCCGCATTCGGCTTAAAGAGAGGAGGGTTTCTTCTATGCTATTACCCATTGCCTAACTAGGTTTGCAATAGTGGAATCTCCAGAGATAGCAGGCTTAGTAAGCTGGAGGGTAGGACATGAAGTCCCCAAAACCTTGATGTCCTATTTTTATGTGATTTGGGCAGTGGTTATTTTTTGCCTGTTGATATCTTAAAGCAGCAGAGTGGTATAGAAATTTGCAGTTATGACAGACATGGGTTAAAAATCACAGCTGTGCCActtgcttttgatattttgagCAAGGTAGCTAAATTTTCTGAGCTtctattttcccatctgtaaaatgaggatacgtacctgttcttttttttctttttatttctttctttcttttttttttttttcttttagagatagggtctcgctttgttgcccaggctggagtgcactagcatgatcatggctcactacagcctcaaattcccaaactcaagcaatcctctcacctcagcctccccattagctgggactacagggacatgccatcatgcccagctaatttaaacaCAGTTATCAGAGATGgagctattttgcccaggctggtcttgaattcttggtctcaagcaatcctcccactgcagccttccaaagtgctgggcatataagcgcaagccactgtgcccagctgtcaGATACTGAGTTTTAATTATGCTCCAAACTCCAGCCCACAGATCCTCTTCACCAAAGCTCCTGGCTGGTCTAGCCCATCATGACTTCTCTAGGAACAGTCCTTCTTTAGGACTATAAAGTATTAATAAAAGTCTGTAGATTAAGGGGCCTGCATAAAGAATTCTGGATATAGGCCCCTGTCTTTCCCAAGTTCCTCTCCAACATCCCTTGGGGTCCTCATATGTTTTTGAAGCAGCTTTACTCTGCACAGGCAGCAGGAGGCTGGGGGAGCCATAGCTCTGGGCCACGGGGGCAGATTTATTTGGATGATAGGACTAATATTTGTGTAACCTGCTGAGACCTGTGTGGGAGAGTTTAGGGTGGTTTTTCTTTTGGTGAGGGGATTTGCTCCGGTTTCACATCCATTAACACAAAACATGAGCTAGTTAGGGCCCTTGTGGTCTGCGGTAAGGGGATGCCTGTGGAGAAATGGGCCTGAGTGAGTCAGGCCAAGAGAATGTCTTCCTTCAGAGTGGAGTCAACTGGATAACTGATGAGCCAATGGTGGGATTAAGGAGGGGGAaatgggaggggaagagaagagctGACATCTTGAGGAAAGCTTTGGGGTAGTGGAGAGGTAAGGGGGTCATGGTTAGTCTGAACTCAACAACAGGGCTGAATGAATTTACCAGAGGAGGCTGCCTTATATTATATGCCAAGCTGCTGGGGAAAGACTCAGGTCCTAGCCAGCCCCTGTTCTCACAAGAACATGCAGGTTACCACATAAACAATGGCATAGGCCTTCCATGGGAAGTCAACCTGACTTAAATCTACCTATGCCCTATTatctattttttggtttttggttctcATTCCTGTGGAAGGAAATGGGCCTCTTCTGGCATCTCATGCTACTCTGTGCTTTTCCTTGGGCTCCAAATTCTAGCTCATAAAGATGCAAGTTTTGCAATTTCCTATAAATGGTTAAGAAAAGAGCAAGCTGTCCAGAGAGTGAGAAGTTTGAAAAGCGAGGTGGATGAGAGAAATGGTGTCCATTTGAGCCCCACTACAGAGGTTATATGGCCCCAAAAAGGAATGATGGCAAAGCAATTAATTTTTCCTCTTCGTTCTTAGCTTGCTTCTGCATTCTGATTGGCTTTAGACAACTGGCATTTAGTCTGGCATTACACAAACAGACACTAATTTATTTGGAACAGGCAGCAAAATGAGAACTTTATTTGGTGCAGTCAGGGCTCCATTTAGTTCCCTCACTGCTTCTAATCACCACTTCTCCCAGCCCTCTATTTGATAGAGGTCTGTCCCTCAGATCAGCAATGTCTTAGTCCGTCTCCTCTCTTCCATTCCTTCCTGTTGGTACTCATTTCTTCTAACTTTTAATAAGCGTTTAGGTATAATACATTACAGTAAGTGCTATTTAGATACAAACTTAAAAGATACTATATATTTTAAGGATTTAAGAATCCTTTAGAGAAGGCACATGACTGAAGTACCTCAGCTGCACAGCCTGTAGCcagttttttaatgtaaaagtaaGAATGCCAGCCTTAACCTAGCCCTGCAGATAAAAGCTAACTTTTATTATTACCAGTCCTGAATAATGGCAGTAATCCACACTCTTCCTTAGAGTGatgctgtaaaaataaaatgaagggcttcagattaaaaaaaacaaaaacaaacattgccTGGCCCTGAGGGTCTGTCTGCAAAACTTCTTGTAGATCTAACTTCTGAACACTCACTGCTTCATTTCTATTCCTTCCTGTTGCAGGGAgtaatttcttctcctttctctcactTCTCTTATCAAGAACACCAACCACTAAGTCTTTGCCAAATTCTCAGACCCACTCAGGACACGAGTCTCTACATGGCTTAATAGAAGAGAGataattaggattttttttccctcagtctTTCTGaggtttttatttaaatgcaCTCAGTGGTCATAGGGCAGAAGCTCAAGCTAGCTGGGGCGAAGGGAGGACGCCAGGGAGAGTATGTTTCTCATCCCTGGGAGGC
This Rhinopithecus roxellana isolate Shanxi Qingling chromosome 8, ASM756505v1, whole genome shotgun sequence DNA region includes the following protein-coding sequences:
- the WNT2B gene encoding protein Wnt-2b, giving the protein MLRPGGAEEAAQLPLRRARAPVPVPSPAVPDGSRASARLGLACLLLLLLLTLPARVDTSWWYIGALGARVICDNIPGLVSRQRQLCQRYPDIMRSVGEGAREWIRECQHQFRHHRWNCTTLDRDHTVFGRVMLRSSREAAFVYAISSAGVVHAITRACSQGELSVCSCDPYTRGRHHDQRGDFDWGGCSDNIHYGVRFAKAFVDAKEKRLKDARALMNLHNNRCGRTAVRRFLKLECKCHGVSGSCTLRTCWRALSDFRRTGDYLRRRYDGAVQVMATQDGANFTAARQGYRRATRTDLVYFDNSPDYCVLDKAAGSLGTAGRVCSKTSKGTDGCEIMCCGRGYDTTRVTRVTQCECKFHWCCAVRCKECRNTVDVHTCKAPKKAEWLDQT